The Flavipsychrobacter sp. genome contains the following window.
TAAAGGCACATGTAGAAAGGGAGTTACATTATGAACAACTAGAAACGGCATTGGAAGAACTGGGTGAACCGTGCAGCTCGTTACTAAAAGCTTATTACCATAAAGGGAAAAGCATGCAGGAAATAGCAATAGACTTCGACTATACGAACCCCGATAATGCCAAAACACAAAAATATAAATGCCTTACTCGCTTAAAGAAAATATTCTTTAGCACACAAGTAAAATAGAAATGCCAGGAGAAAAGAACATATGGGAGATTGCTGAAGGCTATGTAGCTGGCAGTTTGAATGAAACAGAGCTTACTATTTTAAAGAATAAGCTTTCAGATGATATTACCTTTAGTAATACCTTCTATGAGTGTGTTAACACCATACGCTCACTAGAGGCAAATGGTAAACAGCATCGTTTTAAGTCGTTATTAAAAGACGTACATCAAAAACGTACAGTTGTCGCTAAACCCGAGCCTAAAACAATTTCTATCAACAAGCACTACTGGCGTACTGCTGCAGTAGCTGCCGGTATAGCGTTGGTTACTTCTCTTTCTACCTACCTTATCATTGCTAACAATAACAAACGTATTGCTTCTCAATACTCTTTATTAAAAAGGGATCTTGAAAAATATAAGCGCTCACAACATAGGCTAATTAATAACATTACAGGCGAACAACAACAGCCATCTTTAGATGCCCGTTATTCTGGTACTGGCTTTGCATTAAGTAATGATGGGTATTTAGTTACCAACTACCACGTTACCGCCGATGCAGACTCTGTGTACATTCAGCATAATGATGGCAACTATTATAAAGCGGCTATTATCAGCACCGACCAAGAAGCTGATATAGCTATTCTAAAAGTTGTTGATAAAAAATTCAAGTTCAGCAAATGGGGAGTTCCTTACCTTTTTGCCAAGTCCAAAAAGAAGCTGGGTGAGCAAGTATATAGCCTCGGCTACCCACAAGATGAGGTGGTTTATAATGAAGGTTATATTAGCTCTGTCAACGGATATATGGGAGATTCTTCTCAATATAGACTGGAACTACCTGCAAATCATGGACAAAGTGGTGCACCTGTTGTGAATACTAGAGGGGAGGTCATTGCCATTATTACAGGTAAAGAAAGCCAAAGTGAAGGTACCACCTACGCTATCTCTTCAGAAGCTTTGCTACAACATATAAAAGAGCTACCGGATAGTACAAAAATAGATATACCTAGTACTAACAGGCTTTCCCGCCTAAACCGTGAGCGTCAAATTGAACGTCTTTCTCAGTATACTTGCGCTATCAAGGTCTATAAAAAATAAGCCTTTGCACATTAGTAATGCATACAACTTATTATTTGTATAAATTTGCTATCCGTAAGCGCAACTAGTGAGTATAATAAACAAGTTTTTAGCGAATAGAAAAGGGATAGATAGCCCTGCAGGTGAGATGGCCTTTGTGGACCATATTGAAGAACTGCGTTGGCATATCATTCGTTCGCTCCTAAGTATCATTGTTGGAGCAATAGTGGTTTTTATCTATAGCGATTGGGTATTTGACACTATTATACTAGGCCCTGCTGACCCCGAATTCCTTTCTTACCGTGCTCTTTGCCGACTAGGAGAGCTACTACATTTGGAAGATGCGTTATGCATGAAGGAGATGAGCCTTCAGTTTCAAAACACACAGTTATCAGGGCAGTTTATGATGAGCTTCTCTGTATCCTTCATGCTTGGGTTCATTGTAGCTTTTCCTTATGTGTTTTGGGAAATGTGGAAATTTGTAAAACCTGCTCTAAAACCAGGAGAACTAAAACATGCTAGAGGCATTGTTTTCTGGTCGTCATTCCTATTCTTTCTTGGTGTGCTTTTTGCCTACTTCGTCATAGCACCTTTTACTATTAACTTCTTTGCAAATTATCAGCTCAGCTCTAAGTTTCAGAATATCATTACCATGGCTAACTACTATGGTACATTGAGCGACTTAGTACTGGGTATAGGATTGGTATTTGAATTACCAATATTGGTTTACTTCTTATCAAGAGTAGGCTTACTAACCCCTACTTTAATGCGCACTAAGCGTAACTATGCTATAGTTATCATCTTCGTGTTGGCTGCTGTAATTACACCTCCCGACTGGTTTACCATATGGTTGGTAGTAATGCCTTTAATATTATTGTACGAGGTAGCTATTAAGATCAGTGCCCGTGTAGAGAAGGACAGAAAGAAAAAAGATCGTAAAAAATAATACTTAACGATATGCAACAAACAGTTTTCAATCAAGAATTACCATTAGTAATTGGTGGAGACCATGCAGGTTTTGACTATAAAGACATGCTAAAAAAAGCACTTAGTGAAGCTGGATGGCAAATAGAAGACAAGGGAACACATAGCACCGATAGTACTGACTATCCCGACTATGCACACCCTGTATCTGAAATGGTAGATAATGGGACAGCTGCTGTAGGCATACTAATATGTGGAAGTGGTAACGGAGTATGTATGACTGCTAATAAGCATCAAAACGTACGTGCTGCCCTTTGTTGGAATGACGAGCTTGCAGAACTGGCAAGACTACACAACAATGCAAATATCCTTTGCATACCTGCACGTTTTGTATCTGAAGCAGTTGCACTAGATATGGTTGATAAATTCTTGAGTACCGCTTTTGAAGGAGGGCGACATGAAAGACGAGTAGA
Protein-coding sequences here:
- a CDS encoding serine protease; the encoded protein is MPGEKNIWEIAEGYVAGSLNETELTILKNKLSDDITFSNTFYECVNTIRSLEANGKQHRFKSLLKDVHQKRTVVAKPEPKTISINKHYWRTAAVAAGIALVTSLSTYLIIANNNKRIASQYSLLKRDLEKYKRSQHRLINNITGEQQQPSLDARYSGTGFALSNDGYLVTNYHVTADADSVYIQHNDGNYYKAAIISTDQEADIAILKVVDKKFKFSKWGVPYLFAKSKKKLGEQVYSLGYPQDEVVYNEGYISSVNGYMGDSSQYRLELPANHGQSGAPVVNTRGEVIAIITGKESQSEGTTYAISSEALLQHIKELPDSTKIDIPSTNRLSRLNRERQIERLSQYTCAIKVYKK
- the tatC gene encoding twin-arginine translocase subunit TatC: MSIINKFLANRKGIDSPAGEMAFVDHIEELRWHIIRSLLSIIVGAIVVFIYSDWVFDTIILGPADPEFLSYRALCRLGELLHLEDALCMKEMSLQFQNTQLSGQFMMSFSVSFMLGFIVAFPYVFWEMWKFVKPALKPGELKHARGIVFWSSFLFFLGVLFAYFVIAPFTINFFANYQLSSKFQNIITMANYYGTLSDLVLGIGLVFELPILVYFLSRVGLLTPTLMRTKRNYAIVIIFVLAAVITPPDWFTIWLVVMPLILLYEVAIKISARVEKDRKKKDRKK
- the rpiB gene encoding ribose 5-phosphate isomerase B; this translates as MQQTVFNQELPLVIGGDHAGFDYKDMLKKALSEAGWQIEDKGTHSTDSTDYPDYAHPVSEMVDNGTAAVGILICGSGNGVCMTANKHQNVRAALCWNDELAELARLHNNANILCIPARFVSEAVALDMVDKFLSTAFEGGRHERRVDKISLS